In Streptomyces sclerotialus, one genomic interval encodes:
- a CDS encoding sensor histidine kinase yields the protein MQGRFKRDGSAAADPELRGGTDRASSQQRAQSNGPASGTLPTDRTDPAPAGDSAAERPKAKGPTGPGARLSLRNWRISTRLVSLIALPVVAATTLGGLRISSELDNMDQLDRMQLLTEMTRQATELADALQEERDRSAGPLAGSGNTKDDTDVVAPREETDRAVKSFKEHTDDIDSARGSMAGVRATIVDIQRQLGTLNEVRNKAYSDKENVAQTISAYNQLITSLLALSQDMAQATSNPEMIQSTRSLAAFSSAKEYASMQRAFVSAGLAHKGHAHLSANDRLAGRTAEDNEESALKRFSNIYPGAASLMEGLDSGNDDIEHANSFADRSFKTESGIRGEEMSYLDWYDLDTNKISLMSRIETTLLSQMEQKSRELRNDATTGALVNGAVILLVLGISLVGAFVVSRSMVRSLRRLQDTAQTVSQKRLPELVKQLSEADPQEVDTSVESVGVHSRDEIGKVATAFDEVHREAVRLASEQALLRGNVNAMFTNLSRRSQGLIQRQLSLISELESREADPDQLSSLFKLDHLATRMRRNGENLLVLAGEEPGRRWTRPVPLVDVLRAAASEVEQYERIELSAVPTTEVAGRVVNDLVHLLAELLENATSFSSPQTKVKVTGHALPDGRVLVEIHDTGIGLSPEDLSAINERLASPPTVDVSVSRRMGLFVVGRLSLRHGIRVQLRPSDSGGTTALVMLPVDVAQSGGAGKKPGQGGKSGKPAGGRGAGEGGQHTSRLAGLQPRGQVGAGPRTALPTRPGAGAPGGAPGGAPGAPARPQNNDAFGSRPAAPAGQDRPSLPVRGAEQGRPPAASHQPTVAPPTGAPAPRGERPQLPTRSPAGELTGGPAGPDSAAPQQPGSNWGARRERGEAADDWPLAPRRGQEDHPRGHEEPETTGRYGRAETTEQYERPDTTGQYERPESTGQFPRPAAGGPGDTAQFERPDFQGPRPGAGAPAGDGVPAQGGRPMWSGEFALPSAPSSGQPAEEAPTPPPAPAGPTSPMWSGEFAPQSAQDGRPAEESAPAPARGEEAPARGGQAYDADSFGRDDSFGRDDAFGRDGSFGREDSFGREDAFGREDAFGRGSRTGEVPLQQQPHTAPDDADLLGGPAPRGAGGDGRTPIFDTIESNWFTQPGGSAAQEAPSRPQSAPEAPRLPRREPAGSGAQAQAQWRSSPNDDVWRRAEQVRQPAAGGVTTSGLPRRVPRANLVAGTAQQEQRPGGPQVSRAPDDVRGRLTNLRRGIQQGRQAGHTGTHPLVDPTHQQER from the coding sequence GTGCAGGGACGTTTCAAGAGGGATGGCAGCGCTGCGGCTGACCCGGAGCTGCGCGGCGGGACCGACCGCGCCTCCTCGCAGCAGCGCGCCCAGAGCAACGGTCCGGCGAGCGGCACCTTGCCGACCGACCGGACCGACCCGGCGCCGGCCGGCGACTCCGCCGCCGAGCGCCCCAAGGCCAAGGGCCCCACGGGCCCCGGGGCCCGTCTGTCGCTGCGCAACTGGCGCATCAGCACACGCCTGGTCTCTCTGATCGCGCTGCCCGTGGTCGCCGCCACCACGCTGGGCGGCCTGCGGATCAGCAGCGAGCTGGACAACATGGACCAGCTGGACCGCATGCAGCTCCTGACGGAGATGACGCGGCAGGCCACCGAGCTCGCCGACGCGCTCCAGGAGGAGCGGGACCGCTCGGCGGGCCCGCTGGCCGGCTCGGGCAACACCAAGGACGACACCGATGTCGTGGCGCCGCGCGAGGAGACGGACCGCGCGGTCAAGTCGTTCAAGGAGCACACCGACGACATCGACTCGGCGCGCGGCTCCATGGCCGGCGTCCGCGCCACGATCGTCGACATCCAGCGCCAGCTGGGCACCCTGAACGAGGTGCGCAACAAGGCGTACTCCGACAAGGAGAACGTCGCCCAGACGATCAGCGCGTACAACCAGCTCATCACCTCCCTGCTCGCGCTCTCCCAGGACATGGCGCAGGCGACCAGCAACCCGGAGATGATCCAGAGCACCCGCTCGCTGGCCGCGTTCTCCTCCGCCAAGGAGTACGCGTCGATGCAGCGGGCCTTCGTCAGTGCCGGTCTGGCCCACAAGGGCCACGCGCACCTCTCCGCCAACGACCGGCTGGCCGGCCGTACCGCCGAGGACAACGAGGAGTCCGCGCTCAAGCGGTTCTCGAACATCTACCCCGGCGCCGCCTCCCTCATGGAGGGCCTGGACAGCGGCAACGACGACATCGAGCACGCGAACTCCTTCGCGGACCGCAGCTTCAAGACCGAGTCGGGCATCCGCGGTGAGGAGATGTCGTACCTGGACTGGTACGACCTCGACACCAACAAGATCAGCCTGATGTCGCGCATCGAGACGACGCTGCTCTCCCAGATGGAGCAGAAGTCCCGCGAGCTGCGCAACGACGCCACCACCGGCGCCCTCGTCAACGGTGCGGTGATCCTGCTCGTCCTGGGCATCTCGCTGGTCGGCGCGTTCGTCGTCTCCCGCTCCATGGTCCGCTCGCTGCGCCGCCTCCAGGACACCGCGCAGACCGTCTCCCAGAAGCGGCTGCCCGAGCTGGTCAAGCAGCTCTCCGAGGCCGACCCGCAGGAGGTCGACACCTCCGTCGAGTCCGTCGGCGTGCACAGCCGGGACGAGATCGGGAAGGTGGCCACGGCGTTCGACGAGGTGCACCGCGAGGCCGTCCGGCTGGCGTCCGAGCAGGCGCTGCTGCGGGGCAACGTCAACGCGATGTTCACCAACCTCTCGCGCCGCAGCCAGGGCCTCATCCAGCGGCAGCTGTCGCTCATCTCGGAGCTGGAGTCCCGCGAGGCCGACCCCGACCAGCTCTCCTCGCTCTTCAAGCTCGACCACCTCGCGACCCGCATGCGCCGTAACGGCGAGAACCTCCTCGTCCTCGCGGGCGAGGAGCCGGGCCGCCGCTGGACCCGCCCGGTCCCGCTGGTCGACGTCCTGCGCGCCGCCGCCTCCGAGGTGGAGCAGTACGAGCGCATCGAACTGAGCGCGGTGCCGACCACCGAGGTCGCGGGCCGCGTCGTCAACGACCTCGTGCACCTCCTCGCCGAGCTGCTGGAGAACGCCACCTCGTTCTCCTCGCCGCAGACCAAGGTCAAGGTGACCGGTCACGCGCTGCCCGACGGCCGGGTCCTGGTCGAGATCCACGACACCGGCATCGGCCTCTCCCCCGAGGACCTGTCGGCGATCAACGAGCGGCTGGCCAGCCCGCCCACCGTGGACGTCTCGGTGTCCCGCCGGATGGGTCTGTTCGTGGTCGGCCGCCTGTCCCTGCGGCACGGCATCCGCGTCCAGCTCCGTCCCTCGGACTCCGGCGGTACGACGGCCCTGGTCATGCTGCCGGTGGACGTCGCGCAGAGCGGCGGCGCGGGCAAGAAGCCCGGCCAGGGCGGCAAGTCCGGCAAGCCCGCGGGCGGCCGCGGTGCCGGTGAGGGCGGCCAGCACACCAGCCGCCTCGCGGGTCTCCAGCCGCGCGGCCAGGTCGGCGCGGGCCCCCGTACGGCGCTGCCCACCCGCCCCGGCGCGGGCGCGCCCGGCGGTGCTCCCGGTGGCGCGCCCGGTGCCCCGGCCCGTCCGCAGAACAACGACGCCTTCGGCAGCCGGCCGGCGGCCCCCGCCGGCCAGGACCGGCCCTCGCTGCCGGTGCGCGGTGCCGAGCAGGGCCGGCCGCCGGCCGCGAGCCACCAGCCGACCGTCGCCCCGCCCACCGGCGCGCCCGCGCCGCGCGGCGAGCGCCCGCAGCTGCCCACCCGGAGCCCGGCCGGCGAGCTGACCGGCGGCCCGGCCGGCCCGGACAGCGCCGCCCCGCAGCAGCCCGGCTCCAACTGGGGTGCGCGGCGCGAGCGTGGCGAGGCGGCCGACGACTGGCCGCTGGCGCCCCGGCGCGGCCAGGAGGACCACCCGCGCGGCCACGAGGAGCCGGAGACGACCGGCCGGTACGGCCGTGCGGAGACCACCGAGCAGTACGAGCGCCCGGACACCACCGGTCAGTACGAGCGCCCGGAGAGCACCGGTCAGTTCCCGCGGCCGGCGGCCGGCGGGCCCGGTGACACGGCGCAGTTCGAGCGTCCCGACTTCCAGGGCCCGCGCCCCGGCGCCGGCGCCCCGGCCGGCGACGGTGTCCCGGCGCAGGGCGGCCGGCCGATGTGGAGCGGCGAGTTCGCGCTGCCGTCGGCCCCGTCGTCCGGGCAGCCCGCCGAGGAGGCCCCCACGCCTCCGCCGGCGCCCGCCGGGCCCACCAGCCCCATGTGGAGCGGCGAGTTCGCCCCGCAGTCGGCGCAGGACGGCCGTCCCGCCGAGGAGAGCGCTCCGGCGCCCGCCCGCGGCGAGGAGGCCCCGGCGCGCGGCGGCCAGGCGTACGACGCGGACTCCTTCGGGCGCGACGACTCCTTCGGGCGCGACGACGCGTTCGGCCGGGACGGCTCCTTCGGTCGCGAGGACTCCTTCGGCCGGGAGGACGCCTTCGGGCGGGAGGACGCCTTCGGGCGCGGTTCCCGGACCGGCGAGGTCCCGCTGCAGCAGCAGCCGCACACCGCGCCGGACGACGCCGACCTGCTCGGCGGCCCCGCGCCGCGCGGCGCGGGCGGTGACGGCCGTACGCCGATCTTCGACACGATCGAGTCGAACTGGTTCACCCAGCCGGGCGGCAGCGCGGCACAGGAAGCCCCGAGCCGCCCGCAGAGCGCCCCCGAGGCCCCGCGGCTGCCGCGGCGCGAGCCGGCCGGCAGCGGCGCTCAGGCGCAGGCCCAGTGGCGTTCCTCGCCCAACGACGACGTGTGGCGCCGGGCCGAGCAGGTCCGGCAGCCGGCGGCCGGCGGGGTCACCACCTCGGGCCTGCCGCGCCGCGTCCCGCGGGCCAACCTCGTCGCGGGCACCGCACAGCAGGAACAACGTCCGGGCGGTCCGCAGGTCTCCCGTGCACCCGACGACGTGCGCGGCCGGCTGACCAATCTCCGCCGGGGAATCCAGCAGGGCCGGCAGGCCGGGCACACCGGCACGCACCCCCTCGTGGACCCCACTCACCAGCAGGAGCGTTAG
- a CDS encoding DUF742 domain-containing protein: protein MTPPPASPGPYGDTSQPYGDGGDQPLVRPYAMTGGRTRPRYQLAIEALVSTTADPSQLPGLLPEHQRICQLCAEVKSVAEVSALLHIPLGVARILVADLAEAGMVAIHQPGGSGEAGGTPDVTLLERVLSGLRKL, encoded by the coding sequence ATGACCCCGCCACCCGCCTCGCCCGGCCCGTACGGCGATACCAGCCAGCCGTACGGTGACGGGGGCGACCAGCCACTGGTCCGCCCGTACGCGATGACCGGAGGCCGGACCCGGCCGCGCTACCAGCTCGCCATCGAGGCGCTGGTCAGCACCACGGCGGATCCCTCCCAGCTGCCCGGGCTGCTGCCGGAGCACCAGCGCATCTGCCAGCTGTGCGCCGAGGTGAAGTCGGTGGCCGAGGTCTCCGCGCTGCTCCACATACCGCTGGGGGTGGCCAGAATCCTGGTCGCCGACCTGGCCGAGGCCGGCATGGTGGCGATCCACCAGCCCGGCGGCAGCGGTGAGGCCGGCGGCACGCCCGATGTGACCTTGCTGGAGAGGGTGCTCAGTGGACTTCGCAAGCTCTGA
- a CDS encoding fumarylacetoacetate hydrolase family protein produces MRIARFSIDGNVGFGVVEGNDLDVIKGHPFAEFERSGQKVPLDKVRLLPPVLPNKVVAIGRNYAEHAKELGNEVDDVPVAFFKPSTSVVGPGDPVVYPSFSQEVHHEAELAVVIGRMCREVPRERVKDVILGYTCANDVTARDVQKREAQWARAKGFDSSCPLGPWVETELDPSDLTIQCTVNGEQRQLGRTSEMVRSIEDLIVHITEAMTLLPGDVVLTGTPAGVGPLNVGDEVAVTIEGIGTLTNKVIKRG; encoded by the coding sequence GTGCGCATCGCCAGATTTTCCATCGACGGCAACGTCGGCTTCGGCGTCGTCGAGGGCAACGACCTCGACGTCATCAAGGGACACCCCTTCGCCGAGTTCGAGCGCTCGGGCCAGAAGGTGCCCCTGGACAAGGTGCGGCTGCTGCCGCCCGTCCTCCCGAACAAGGTCGTGGCCATCGGCCGCAACTACGCCGAGCACGCCAAGGAGCTCGGCAACGAGGTCGACGACGTGCCGGTCGCCTTCTTCAAGCCCTCCACCTCCGTGGTCGGCCCCGGCGACCCCGTCGTGTACCCCTCCTTCTCGCAGGAGGTGCACCACGAGGCCGAGCTCGCCGTCGTCATCGGCCGCATGTGCCGCGAGGTGCCCCGCGAGCGGGTCAAGGACGTCATCCTCGGCTACACCTGCGCCAACGACGTCACCGCCCGTGACGTCCAGAAGCGCGAGGCGCAGTGGGCCCGGGCCAAGGGCTTCGACAGCTCCTGCCCGCTCGGCCCCTGGGTCGAGACCGAGCTGGACCCGAGCGATCTGACCATCCAGTGCACGGTCAACGGCGAACAGCGCCAGCTGGGCCGCACGAGCGAGATGGTCCGCTCGATCGAGGACCTGATCGTCCACATCACGGAGGCGATGACGCTGCTCCCCGGCGACGTCGTCCTCACGGGCACCCCCGCCGGGGTCGGCCCGCTCAACGTCGGCGACGAGGTCGCCGTCACCATCGAAGGCATCGGCACTCTCACCAACAAGGTGATCAAGCGTGGCTAA
- a CDS encoding roadblock/LC7 domain-containing protein, translating into MSPMSQAAQNLNWLITNFVENTPGVSHTVVVSVDGLLLAMSEGFPRDRADQLAAVASGLTSLTSGASRIFEGGNVNQTVVEMERGFLFLMSISDGSSLAVLAHPECDIGLVGYEMALLVDRAGGVLTPDLRAELQGSLLN; encoded by the coding sequence TTGAGTCCGATGAGCCAGGCGGCGCAGAACCTGAACTGGTTGATCACCAATTTCGTGGAGAACACCCCCGGTGTCTCCCACACGGTGGTCGTCTCGGTGGACGGTCTGCTGCTCGCGATGTCCGAGGGCTTCCCGCGGGACCGGGCCGACCAGCTCGCCGCGGTGGCCTCCGGGCTCACCTCCCTGACATCCGGCGCCTCCCGCATCTTCGAAGGCGGGAACGTCAACCAGACCGTGGTGGAGATGGAGCGCGGCTTCCTCTTCCTCATGTCGATCTCCGACGGATCGTCGCTGGCCGTACTGGCGCACCCCGAGTGCGACATCGGCCTCGTCGGTTACGAGATGGCCCTGCTCGTCGACCGCGCGGGGGGCGTCCTCACACCGGACCTGCGCGCGGAACTGCAGGGCAGCCTGCTCAACTGA